The DNA segment AGCTCTTTTTCACCGAAGACCTTGAAAGCTTTGCCAAAGGGCTCTCTCTCAGCACCGATGACGGCTCCCGTGGAGAGAAGGGTACTGTCGTCGATGTCCTCAGGAGATTCATGAAAGATCGAACACCATCAGGCTCTCAATTCGTGCTGTACGCATGCGGACCGAGGATCATGCTTGAGGCCCTATCAAGGATTCCGAGAGATAAGGGCGCTGCGGCCTATGTAACCATGGAGGAGAACATGGCCTGTGGTATTGGCGCCTGTCTTGGATGTGCCGTGAAGACCGTGGGCGGCCACAAGAGGGTCTGTAAAGAGGGTCCCGTCTTCCCGATGGATGAGATTGTTTGGTGAGGGATACGTAGGATGGATCTCACCGTGGATATCGGCAGATTGAGACTGAAGAACCCAGTCATGACCGCGTCCGGAACCTTTGGTTATGGTCTTGAGTACTCTGAATTCATGGACCTCGGCAGGCTGGGGGCGATTGTCGTCAAAGGGCTCTCACTGTCGCCGAAAGAGGGAAACCCGCCTCCCCGACTCGTTGAGACCGCGGCCGGAATGCTCAATTCCATCGGTCTCCAGAATATCGGCATCGAAAGATTCGCAGAAGAGAAGCTTCCCTTTTTGAGAAAATTTTCAACGCCCGTCATCGTAAACTTTTTTGGCGATTCCATCCGGGAGTATGGAGAGGCTGCGAGAAGGCTGAGCGCTGTCGAAGGCATTGACGGACTCGAGATGAACATATCATGCCCGAACAAACAGGCAGGCTGGTGCATATTCGGGACGGACCCGAAGGTGACCTCTGAAGTGGTCCAGGAAGTGCGGAAGAATACGAACCTCCCCCTCGTCGTAAAACTCTCACCCAACGTAACGGATATTGGATTGATGGCGAAAGCGGCTGAGGAGTCAGGGGCAGACGCCGTTTCGCTGATCAATACCCTCACGGGGATGGCTGTTGATATAAAGACGAGAAAGCCGAAGCTGGCAAATGTTGTGGGCGGACTCTCGGGACCTGCTGTGAAGCCTGTGGCCCTGAGAATGGTATGGGAAGTATCGAAGACGGTCAGGGTACCAATCATAGCGATGGGTGGTATCATGAGCGCCGAGGACGCCATCGAGTTTTTGGTCGTGGGCGCCACGGCAGTCGCCGTCGGAACCGCGAACTTTGTGAATCCGAGGGCGCCTCTTGATATTATAGAAGGCATAGAGACCTTTATGCGTGAGGAG comes from the Thermodesulfovibrionales bacterium genome and includes:
- a CDS encoding dihydroorotate dehydrogenase, which produces MDLTVDIGRLRLKNPVMTASGTFGYGLEYSEFMDLGRLGAIVVKGLSLSPKEGNPPPRLVETAAGMLNSIGLQNIGIERFAEEKLPFLRKFSTPVIVNFFGDSIREYGEAARRLSAVEGIDGLEMNISCPNKQAGWCIFGTDPKVTSEVVQEVRKNTNLPLVVKLSPNVTDIGLMAKAAEESGADAVSLINTLTGMAVDIKTRKPKLANVVGGLSGPAVKPVALRMVWEVSKTVRVPIIAMGGIMSAEDAIEFLVVGATAVAVGTANFVNPRAPLDIIEGIETFMREEGIENVKELSGSLEL